A single Phytohabitans houttuyneae DNA region contains:
- a CDS encoding apiosidase-like domain-containing protein: MDWSTLGVVQALGGGADPAADPGTCRVTTPDGHTVDIPAFTGADGRLRARVRHTAPGTYEFTFSAGTTATVEMPAPPPPRRDLTARPGERFLRDENGQPFLWVADTWWYAFSERADDAAFAELVQLRRTQGFTVVQLVAGLYPETTAFTPQAATGGRWSWTPDLSHPDPQWWDDAERRLAAVVAAGLTPAVVGAWSYYLLDLGDERIRRHWREIIARWAALPVLWCVCGEVGLPHYDELTADDLPDRVADLVTRWSAIGAELRRTDPYQRPVTYHPCPAFRHHTSLDAVGDQAEVDLVWMQTGHADRGSVAQSLRALDQARAAEPPLPVVNSEVCYEGIAAGSSATLQRMLFWSHMLGGAAGHTYGAQGIWAFARGRADDPGDVWGTTDWQEAARLPGAAQTGLGGRLLSELRWWEHRPWQSGVAPYATRESPFLPYCAGTGTERVVYVPANSLREPTIGISLALRTLGLRELGAGTWRVDVVNPRTGAVAATHAARVDATGEWELPGTHFATSLPTFEDWLLICRKEGDAA, translated from the coding sequence GTGGACTGGAGCACCCTCGGCGTCGTGCAGGCGCTGGGCGGTGGGGCCGACCCCGCCGCCGATCCCGGCACCTGCCGCGTCACCACCCCCGACGGCCACACCGTCGACATCCCCGCCTTCACCGGCGCCGACGGCCGGCTGCGGGCCCGGGTGCGGCACACCGCGCCCGGCACCTACGAGTTCACCTTCTCCGCCGGCACCACCGCCACCGTCGAGATGCCCGCGCCACCGCCGCCGCGCCGCGACCTCACCGCCCGTCCGGGCGAGCGGTTCCTGCGCGACGAAAACGGCCAGCCGTTCCTGTGGGTCGCCGACACCTGGTGGTACGCGTTCAGCGAGCGCGCCGACGACGCCGCCTTCGCCGAGCTGGTGCAGCTGCGTCGCACACAGGGGTTCACGGTCGTGCAGCTCGTCGCCGGCCTGTACCCCGAAACGACAGCCTTCACCCCGCAGGCCGCGACCGGCGGCCGGTGGTCCTGGACACCGGACCTGAGCCACCCCGATCCACAGTGGTGGGACGACGCCGAGCGGCGCCTGGCGGCGGTCGTCGCGGCCGGCCTGACCCCCGCCGTCGTCGGCGCGTGGAGCTACTACCTGCTCGACCTCGGCGACGAGCGCATCCGCCGGCACTGGCGCGAGATCATCGCCCGCTGGGCCGCCCTCCCGGTGCTCTGGTGCGTCTGCGGCGAGGTCGGGCTGCCGCACTACGACGAGCTGACCGCCGACGACCTGCCCGACCGCGTCGCCGACCTGGTCACCCGCTGGTCCGCGATCGGCGCCGAGCTGCGCAGGACCGACCCCTACCAGCGGCCGGTCACGTACCACCCCTGCCCGGCGTTCCGGCACCACACCAGCCTCGACGCGGTCGGCGACCAGGCCGAGGTCGACCTCGTGTGGATGCAGACCGGCCACGCCGACCGGGGCTCGGTGGCGCAGTCGCTGCGCGCCCTCGACCAGGCCCGCGCCGCCGAACCCCCGCTGCCGGTCGTCAACTCCGAGGTCTGCTACGAGGGGATCGCGGCCGGCTCCTCCGCGACGCTGCAACGGATGCTCTTCTGGTCGCACATGCTCGGCGGCGCGGCCGGCCACACCTACGGCGCGCAGGGCATCTGGGCCTTCGCCCGCGGCCGGGCCGACGACCCCGGCGACGTGTGGGGCACGACCGACTGGCAGGAGGCGGCGCGGCTGCCCGGCGCGGCGCAGACCGGGCTCGGCGGGCGGCTGCTGTCGGAGCTGCGGTGGTGGGAGCACCGCCCGTGGCAGAGCGGCGTGGCGCCCTACGCGACGCGGGAGAGCCCCTTCCTGCCGTACTGCGCGGGCACCGGCACCGAACGCGTCGTCTACGTACCCGCCAACAGCCTGCGCGAGCCCACCATCGGCATCTCGCTCGCGCTGCGCACCCTCGGGCTGCGCGAGCTCGGCGCCGGCACGTGGCGCGTCGACGTGGTCAACCCGCGCACCGGCGCGGTCGCCGCCACCCACGCCGCCCGCGTCGACGCGACAGGGGAGTGGGAGCTGCCCGGCACCCACTTCGCCACCTCCCTACCCACCTTCGAAGACTGGTTGCTGATCTGCCGTAAGGAGGGCGACGCAGCATGA